From Camelina sativa cultivar DH55 chromosome 5, Cs, whole genome shotgun sequence:
GTTAGTATAATGGTTTTATTCGGGAATCATAAGGCCGGcataatatgttatatttttcatttggtCTTTCATAAGTGTCTTAGCTAATCTTGTAACCAATGAGACTCATGGCGATCACATATCATTTTGCAACATGATTCCTTCCATGTACTACTACATTGACTACTTTTCATAGCTAGACCATAAACATTATTCCATAAGTAGGAGTTATCTTTAATGGTCTCTTTGATGTCTTTTAAGACGTATTCTGTTATCAATAATTCCAACAAACAATAATGTGTGCGCACGTTGGAAACAGAATAGAAGATGTAAAAGTCATAAGAGAGCTCTTATAAATGTCAAACATAGGCTAAAACATTATCAGACAACATAATTAAGTGCTATCCTCCAGACCCATACTTTCTGCATGCTTCATAAATGTCTTTGGAGGTAATGCTTTCGTAAATATGTCTGCGACCATTAGCTCAGTGCCTATGTGTTCAATgacaaacttttctcttttaacatCTTGCTTTAATGATAGATATTTGAGTTCCATATGCTTGGCTCCTTTAGATATCCTATCATgcttagagaagaagattgcgGCTTGATTGTCACAGTGAAGAGTTAGAGGTTTgtcaacaaaattcaaaaccccAAACTCTGACACGAAATTCCGCAACCATGTTCCTTGAATAGAAGCCTCATAACATGCTACATACTCAGCCTCCATGTTCGATGTATAAATCAATTCTGACTTCTGGCTTTTCCATGAAATGGCACCTCCACCATGGAGATACACATAGCCGAGAGTACAGTGCCTAGAATCTTCACATCCACAAAAATCTGAGTCTGAAAATTCAACCATCCGTGGATGTGTTGATTTTTGATATGTCAACATGTAGTTTCTTGTTCCCTTTAGGTATCTCAAAACTTTCTTCGCAGCTTTCCAATGAGCAAGTCTAGGGTTACTCTGAAAACTACCCAACATTCCGACTGCATGACTAATATCAGGTTGAGTGCAGACTTGTTCGTACATCAAACCTCCCACAAGAGATGCATAAGGGTACTTTTGCATTTCATTATGTTCCATTTCGTTCTGCGGACATTGTCACCCTTTTGCATAGGAACATTATTAGAAGAACACATCATCAtgccaaatctctcaagaactttaCCAATATATGCTTtctgagacaatcctaaaattCCTAGTGATCTATCACGGAATATTTCAATTCCTATCACATAGGATGCCTCACCCATATCTTTCATATCAAAGTTCTTAGAGAGATAACTCTTAGTCTCATGTACTAGACTAAGATCATTACTGGCTAAtaagatatcatcaacatacaaaaccaaaaatatgaaCTTACTCCCACTGATCTTGAGGTATATACATGGATCCACAACGTTTTCTTTGAAACCGAATTTCGTGATGGTTTCATCAAACTTTAGATACCATTGCCTCGAAGCTTGTTTCATCCATATATAGATTTCTTCAATTTGCAAACCATATCTTTCTGACCTTCAATTATGAAGCCTTCAGGTTGGCGCATATAGACTTCTTCTTGCAAGTCTCTATTAAGAAAGGCagttttcacatccatttgatgtaACTCGAGATCATATTGAGCTACTAACGCCATGATAATTCTGAGAGAGTCTTTTCTAAACACAGGTGAAAAAGTCTCACTATAATTGATGCCTTCTTTTTGACTAAACCCTTTGGCTACCAGTCTGGCTTTATATCGTTCTACATTGCCATTACAGTCGAGTTTGGTCTTAAAGATCCACTTACACCCGACTGCTTTGTGTCCATCAGGCAATGGAACGATGTCCCAAACTTCATTCTTAACCATCGAGTCTATTTCATCTCTACTGGCATCAATCCATTTATCAGAATTAACATCCTTCATGGCTTGTGAATAAGAAACCAgatctttaatgttttctttgatatatcatggtttctgtggtttttaaccatggtataagtgtgctttttgagtcttttgatttgttttctaggttgtttttgagtctttatagttTAGGTACTCATTTGCATGGATGGAACACAAAGGAGCTAAAAgaggatgatttggagcataatcaaagcatgaaGGCTGGTCAAAGAAGCTGGGAGACGAGTTCAAGagaatgcatcgaccgatgcaacctctgcatcgatcgatgcagatgCCACAAAGCCAAACGAAAGTTGTctccacaagctttagaagatttacaaaatttgcccaagttttccttatttgcaattaaggcccaagacgtgttttagagtatttataggattttatggtcattgtttagacctaagttttattctGCAACCTTTTGAGggaagagatattgagagctttggagagatagatctgatttcatctgtagagagaagattcttgaactcccttcttacttcttaatatctattgcttattattcagaaaagatgtcttgttcttcattaaacatgtatgagtagtttgcttgttaggtttagggtttttcatagggtttttatggtttattagatctgttaattttaggattcattatcttctatgatcttcatcttaggttgttcttcatattgattcttgattgatcacctagaattaaaactttaggaaaataaattgatatgagaatataattgattttcatgataaaccttttgatgaacaaaattatttcttgcaaaaagatttgatttaataattttgtgaacttatctaaaacTTGTTTCTaatgctgatttttaaccttgaattttgcaaagagatttggattttctggttttaaatttagataatatttgcagtgagaacttatttattttacaagtgtgtttagagttctagatctgatttttaattgcttgaatcctaattatttgattgatttaatattccataaattcctgagaatttccctaggcctagctctttgatcctttgaatttacaacacttttaaattctgttttgcattgtctttaatttaatatttcgatttagcataattaaaagagtaataaatctattgtgtgaactagagtctctgtggtttcgacccctagagtattacaactgcaaggctgttagtaccattagggtattacaatttgagcatatcattcTTCTCCAGATTCTATTTGATAAATCACAAGTCATCGGAAATAGCAGATCTCCTCGTAGGAGTTGATCTTCTTAATGATGGTTCCTCTTGTGCTTCATGATCATTATTGGCAAGATTTTCATCATGGAGTGTGTGATCATTCAATGGGGTTTCTTCATTGTTTAACGGTTCAACAATGCTAGGCACCCCAACATTCAGAATTAAGGGTAAAGGAATACCAACCCTAGTTTCATGAATGGTTATATCACGAACTTTATCACTCCAACTAATCTCACCATTCTCAAAAAATATGGCATTATTGGTTTCTACTATTCTCGTACTATGGGATGGACAGTAAAATCTATATCCTTTAGATTTCTCAGGATAACCTATAAAGAAACCACTGATCGTTCTGAAGTCTAATTTCTTTTCATGTGGATTGTATATTCTTACTTCAGCTTGAAACCCCCAAACTTGGAGGTGTGACAGACTAGGTTTCCAGCCTTTCCACAGTTCAAAAGGGGTCTTTGAAACTGCTTTAATAGGTACCGTATTCAAAATATAGACCACAGTACGTAATGCGTCCATCCACAAGGATATAGGTAGGTTAGCATGACTCATCATAGATCTAACCATTTCCATATAAGTACGATTACGCTTTTCAGCTACACCATTCTGCCATGGAGAACCAGGCATTGTGTACTGCGTAACAATTCCTAATTTCTGGAGGAGTATGGCAAATGGTCCAAGATGTTTTCCTGTTTCATTATATCTGCCATACATTTCACCACCTCTATCTGACCTTATGATTTTCACCTTTCTATCTAATTGCCTCTCAACTTCATTAATGAATGCTTGTACAGCATCCACAAATTGAGATTTTTCATGCAATGAATAGAGATAACAATAACGTgaataatcatcaataaaagtgaTGAAGTACTTTTCACCTCCAAAAGTTGGAACGTCAAATGGTCCACAAATATCTTTATGTATGATTTCAAGAAGCTGTGTACTTCTTGTGGCTCATTTCTTAGTGTGTTTAGTTTGCTTACCTTTAATGCAATCTATACACATTTTCTTATTGGTAAAATCAAGATTCGGAATGACTCCatcttttaccaatcttttaATTGTTTCATAAGAAATATGTCATAATCTTTTATGCCACAAGAAATATGAGTCATCagtacatgttttatttttaagtacatGCAATCTATACTTCTTGTGTCTCATAAGGTTGATCAGccagttttaacatataaagaCCATCAACTAATATTCCAGAACAATTTCGTTTAGAGttcaaaaacatattaaaacaaCCATCTCTTTGAGTAGATTTAAAACCAGCCAAATCAAGTTTGCTTACAGAAACTAAATTACGGGAAATAGATGGTAAATAAAGAGTCTGATATAAATCTAGACAAAATCCACCATCTAAAATGAGACGATAGGTGCCAACAGCTTCAACTGGTGCCTTATCTCGATTTCCCATCAGTAAGTAGGTTTCACTTGAATTTATGGTCTGGATCTTAAGGAATCCTTGTACGGAATTTGTTACATGTACATTAGCACCGCTATCAATCCaccaagttttggaagaaacATAAGTAAGATTAGATTCGAAAAAGCTTACAGAACCCATAGGATTACCTTTCTTTTCGAACCATTCTCTTCGTTTAGGGCAATCTTTCTGAAAGTGTCCAAcctttttacaaaagttgcaCCTGTAATCtttctttgcctttttcttCGGATTAACTTGATCGGAATCGTTCATTGTGGGTTGTGCTCTTTGATGGCTCTTTTTATGCCTAAACCCAACTTTAGGTCCAGCTCCTTGAACATGATGGGAAACTTTAATTCCTTCACGACCAAGTCTAGCCTCCTCTTGGACTAGTTTATTAGCCAATTCATTAGATGTCCACCTTTCATCAATTGCATTATAATTGATCTGAAAGGGTCCATACTGAGGAGGTAGTGAATTGAGGATAAATTGGACAAGAAATGAATCGTCCAAACTCATTCCTAAATTCTTTAGTTTAGCCGCAAGGTTGGTCATTTCAATACAATGTTCATGCATAGACCTTGTCCCATCATACTTAATGGTTGTAAGATCTGCCATAAGTTTCCCTGCAAGGGATTTGTCTTCAGTCTTAAACCGTTCTTTATAGCTGCTAGATAATCTATAGCTTTATCTACATCTAGAAGGGAAGTTTTGATATTGCTAGCTAtagtcatttttaaaaacatcatgCTTAATCTGTTCGCTTTCTCCCAAGCTTTATGGAGGGCCTTTTCTTCCTCAGTACTATTTATAGTTAAGGGATCTGGCTCTTCTTCACGAAGTGCCAAATCCATATCTAGTACTCCTAATGTAAACTCAATTTTCTCTTTCCATTCTGAGAANNNNNNNNNNNNNNNNNNNNNNNNNNNNNNNNNNNNNNNNNNNNNNNNNNNNNNNNNNNNNNNNNNNNNNNNNNNNNNNNNNNNNNNNNNNNNNNNNNNNNNNNNNNNNNNNNNNNNNNNNNNNNNNNNNNNNNNNNNNNNNNNNNNNNNNNNNNNNNNNNNNNNNNNNNNNNNNNNNNNNNNNNNNNNNNNNNNNNNNNNNNNNNNNNNNNNNNNNNNNNNNNNNNNNNNNNNNNNNNNNNNNNNNNNNNNNNNNNNNNNNNNNNNNNNNNNNNNNNNNNNNNNNNNNNNNNNNNNNNNNNNNNNNNNNNNNNNNNNNNNNNNNNNNNNNNNNNNNNNNNNNNNNNNNNNNNNNNNNNNNNNNNNNNNNNNNNNNNNNNNNNNNNNNNNNNNNNNNNNNNNNNNNNNNNNNNNNNNNNNNNNNNNNNNNNNNNNNNNNNNNNNNNNNNNNNNNNNNNNNNNNNNNNNNNNNNNNNNNNNNNNNNNNNNNNNNNNNNNNNNNNNNNNNNNNNNNNNNNNNNNNNNNNNNNNNNNNNNNNNNNNNNNNNNNNNNNNNNNNNNNNNNNNNNNNNNNNNNNNNNNNNNNNNNNNNNNNNNNNNNNNNNNNNNNNNNNNNNNNNNNNNNNNNNNNNNNNNNNNNNNNNNNNNNNNNNNNNNNNNNNNNNNNNNNNNNNNNNNNNNNNNNNNNNNNNNNNNNNNNNNNNNNNNNNNNNNNNNNNNNNNNNNNNNNNNNNNNNNNNNNNNNNNNNNNNNNNNNNNNNNNNNNNNNNNNNNNNNNNNNNNNNNNNNNNNNNNNNNNNNNNNNNNNNNNNNNNNNNNNNNNNNNNNNNNNNNNNNNNNNNNNNNNNNNNNNNNNNNNNNNNNNNNNNNNNNNNNNNNNNNNNNNNNNNNNNNNNNNNNNNNNNNNNNNNNNNNNNNNNNNNNNNNNNNNNNNNNNNNNNNNNNNNNNNNNNNNNNNNNNNNNNNNNNNNNNNNNNNNNNNNNNNNNNNNNNNNNNNNNNNNNNNNNNNNNNNNNNNNNNNNNNNNNNNNNNNNNNNNNNNNNNNNNNNNNNNNNNNNNNNNNNNNNNNNNNNNNNNNNNNNNNNNNNNNNNNNNNNNNNNNNNNNNNNNNNNNNNNNNNNNNNNNNNNNNNNNNNNNNNNNNNNNNNNNNNNNNNNNNNNNNNNNNNNNNNNNNNNNNNNNNNNNNNNNNNNNNNNNNNNNNNNNNNNNNNNNNNNNNNNNNNNNNNNNNNNNNNNNNNNNNNNNNNNNNNNNNNNNNNNNNTTTCTCTTTCCATTCTGAGAAGTTGGTTCCAGTGAAGATCGGAACAGTAGAGACCATAGATGGCAAATTAGCAGGAAATGATGCTGCGATTTAGAGATATAACAAGCTTTAATTGAGgttcaaaatttaaacaacacattaacaaaaattattgaatgCATATGACTTCAAATTATAATGCTCCTGTGGATAGTCATTATAATATATCCTAATGTCATAGCTTTCAGAAAATTCTTCTTGAATGATGTATCAGATTAATTAAGCTATTTGTGGATATACTTAATTAACTCATATACAAacattctaataaattatagatCATGTTTTATGTCAGTAGTCTACCTGTGGGTAGCTAATTAATAcataaacatatcaaaatttaaatattttggttttctatatGCAAATCATTATAAGATAAAACCATTATGGTTATATCAATTTCTTAATTATGCACATTTAGATAAACCAATCTTttatcacttatatatatatatatatatatatatatatatattaatttaaacacAGATTGTAACTTGAAacttaaatcaaacaaaaattcaagtGTACAAACATCATAACTCAAAGCTTTACATTTCAGTTCTTTATACCATAAATCTATTATTCTTAATGGATTAATTAGATGCTCATAAccataagctctgataccacatgttaaacatattttaacatGAACCCCAAGATCTTAAACATCTACATTAATCACATAATAGAATCATAAAGAGGGTTAAGGTAATACCTCCACTCATTGTAGAAATGATGCTTCcttgaatggtttcttcttcttcaatggcttgAAGACTTGAAAAGAAACTTTTAGATGATCTTTAGGTGGAAGATAAGGTTTCTCTCCCTTTTcctataaactcttttctttatgtgttgttttgttcttgtgatgATTTGTGATGGAGCAAACCATCTATTTATAGGAGGGAAGAGGACCTTACTCCTCATAAGGGTTTTGTCTTCTAATTTAATCATAGTAGAGATGAAGATAGTGGTGACAAGTGTGAGAACAAGTGTCTAGCATTGCTTCAAACACAAAATGCAACTTCACACTTGTTCTCTTATAAGCTTTAGCATGACATGTAGCTTAGCACTTGTCCTTTTAAGTATAAGCATGACATGTAGCTTAACACCTGTTCTTTTGGTTCCcaaatgattaaaaacaaaatataacaaacctaATAAAATAACCTACTAACTATAAGACCACATACATgggtaaagaaaataattattttcttacaactgATACGTAGAATCATAATAAGGCTGCAGTTGGTGTGAATCTGGCCGGGCTGCACTAAACTGCCATCGATGCGGTCGGTAAGAATCTAGCGGGCCTGGCCAAAACTGCTGCTGCTGTTGATACGCCAAATCACTAGACTGCGGTTGATAGGAATCCAGCGGGGCTGGCTGAAACAGAAGTTGTTGTTGATACGCAATATCATGATGAGGCTGCGGCTGCGGTTGGTAAGAATTTAGCGGCTGCTGTTGATGATACTTGACAGTAGGAGGCTGCTGCTGctcattctcttcttcctctgctttatttttctcctttATTGCTTGTGTACTCCGATAGATCTTGCACAAAGAATAGTCCTACACGCATATGcaccaaccaaaataaaactcacaataaaatccaaaaagaaaaacttaataaCTTGGGAACCAAGAAACACATACATAACTTTACGTCATCATCAGCAGAAGCAGAAGGCGGACACTGATCAACCTAGTATTCATGCATCAACCAACTAGTTTTTACGCCATTAGGTTGTTTCCCCACGTAGTATGATAGTGCGGTTTTGGAACCTTGTCCATCGTCAATCTCCTCGGAAGCAACTGTTGCGTGCCAATATCCGCCTTTGTCGCAACGTTTCTGCTTTTTCCCACCTTTACCcatcttgttcttctttgatATAAAGAACCATTCTGTATCATTACCCTTCTTGAATTTCACTACATATTTCCAAAACATATTCAAGTAAGCGATTGCACAAAGAGAAAGCAGAGATAaagttgataaaaataaaacctaaatgATTAAGAAGTAATGTTTTTGTTCCACAAGCTAAGGAGACAAACCTGTTAGTTGTTCTGGATTGGACTCGTAGATGTTCACGAGATGAACAGGAAGGTCGACCAAGAAGTCTCTGTTTCCGCCCAAGTAGTCTCGTTTCTGGCAAAGTAACAAGAGGACCTCCAAGTCGTTTGGTCTATAGTTAAAACCTGGCGGAAGGCAAGGTCTTGTCGAAGGAGGCCGAGAAGACAAACTATGatcagctgaagaagaagaagaagacaagtgaTGATCatcagctgaagaagaaggaatcccTGAcggttccggttccggttcTGGCAAGGATCTTTCTTTACGCTTGTTTCTTCCAGGCATCGGCATCATCGAGTAGCTTTAGACTATCAGATAGAAAGTATCAAAGTACGTAATATGATTTGTAAGATATTCAACGTAGGTTTATGATACACGCGtgtatcttttatttatatggaTTGTAATAAGTCGGTggccatgtatatatatatatgaattttatcaaaaaattcaaaagatatACAATGTGTATTTGCATTCGAATAGATTAGATTTTAGatatgttttagagatttgatGTTATCTTtgttcatcaaaatatattttacaacttttttattttattttttattttttctttgttattcaaaaataagagaacaAATAAGTGACCGGTGGAGAGCTAAGGTTTGCGCTCAGATTCctcattattagtttatttcttCTATGTAAACCTTCACCCTAGCTAGCTAGGTTGACAGTTCCAGGCTGGAGCTGGATTGAGAGATTGGTGATCAAGTTCATAAAAATGACGTTGATGACAAAAAACATCCGAACTCACGGAAGTAATCCACCTTGACATTCTTAGTGGTTACAATCTAGAGCACTCGAACAGAACTGCTCCTACTCTCTCTCCAGATACATTTTGATCGGTTTCAGATACTATGTAAAAACTGATCggtttgtattttgattgtgaTTTGGATGTCTATGTAGTTAGTTCATATATCAGTGGTTAATtggttgtttttcttgtttttggatCCAAATATGAGCAATTTCAGAGAGATGGGAAACTCTTAGAGGTAACTGTGTcattctacttttttttctcgGCTTTGAGAGTTCATCAAACGTCTTACAATATTAATCCCTTGCCTTCTTATTGTGCTCTTTTGTTTAATTGCCCAGTGCTGGTTCATAAGCGGATCAACGAATGCAAAGGTAAGAGAACAAATCTTTTATCATTATCTTCATGCCTAGAACACATTTGGAGCATATGCATATTGTTAGAATTAGCGGAAGTAAATGAGAGAATAGAGTagaatcgagagagaaagagagtttcggtagaacaaagagaatgagaagaagataagattcCACTAGAATATCCCTTCTACAACATGTGAATACAACTTAAATAGGTAAACCAACTAGGGCAACCTCTATCTCGAAATAGAAACAAACGAAAGGGACATTAAGAGAGAGACGAAAGCATTCCCAAGCTGATAGTGACATCTCCGAGATAACACAAACATGTGACTaagtttctcttctccttcctaaCGGTTAGAATAGAAGCTTCTCGATCACATGATGGGCTTGATGGACTTAActttcttctcccttctttGTGTCACCAAAAGGCTCGGCCTTATTGCAAGAGTGTATGGACGTCCGTACGGTACGGCCGAGCTTGAACACAACCTTGATCAATACATATGAGCTATATGTATATGAGCCATCACATTGATATATTGAACACTTTTGATATCAGTATTGGACTGACTGAGAGAGAGGAAGGTGACCTTGGACCCGTTT
This genomic window contains:
- the LOC104789299 gene encoding NAC domain-containing protein 19-like yields the protein MPMPGRNKRKERSLPEPEPEPSGIPSSSADDHHLSSSSSSADHSLSSRPPSTRPCLPPGFNYRPNDLEVLLLLCQKRDYLGGNRDFLVDLPVHLVNIYESNPEQLTVKFKKGNDTEWFFISKKNKMGKGGKKQKRCDKGGYWHATVASEEIDDGQGSKTALSYYVDQCPPSASADDDDYSLCKIYRSTQAIKEKNKAEEEENEQQQPPTVKYHQQQPLNSYQPQPQPHHDIAYQQQLLFQPAPLDSYQPQSSDLAYQQQQQFWPGPLDSYRPHRWQFSAARPDSHQLQPYYDSTYQL